GCAGATCCAGCGGCTGTGCATCGCCCGGGCGCTGTACCACGACCCGCGGCTGCTAGTGTTCGACGAGGCGACGTCGGCGCTGGATACCCAGTCCGAGAGCAACATCCTGGCGAACATGCAGGAGATCCTGCGGGGACGCACGGCCGTGATCATCGCGCACCGGCTCAGCACGATCATGCAGGCCGACAAGATCCTGGTGCTGTACGAGGGCGGCATCGTCGAGCAGGGGCGGCACGAGGAACTGCTGGAGCGCCGCGGCATGTACTACCAGCTGGTCCAGAAGCAGTTGAGCGCGGCATGAAGTTATACAACCCCACCCCTGCCACGTCCGCGGTGTCGTTTGCGGGCCTGATCGAACGGATCGAGATCCTGCGCTCGACGCTGCGCTGGTCGTCGCGGCTGGAGCGGCCCGACATCGAGAAGCTGCTCAAGCAGGCCACCACGCTGCGCGACGAGGTGATGGGCCTGTCGCACAAGGAGCGCTTTGTGGCGGCCGCCACGGCCGCCGGCGAGCCGCAGGCGGCCGAGGTGGAGCCCGTGGAGATGTCGGCGCGGGAGCGGCGCCAGGCGCTGATGGAGCGCAGCTTCATCTTCGAGGGCACGTTCGGCGACAACCCCAAGCTGCTGGAGGCGCTGGAGATTGCCGAGAAGGCGGCGCCCACGGACCTGCCGGTGCTGATCGACGGCGAGAGCGGCACCGGCAAGGAGCTGATGGCCAAGGTGATCCACGCCAACGGGGTGCGCAACGACAAGCCGTTCATCTCGGTCAACTGCGGCGCCATTCCGGACAGCCTGCTGGAATCGGAACTGTTCGGCCACAAGAAGGGCGCCTTCACCGGCGCGGCCAACGATCGCCGGGGCAAGTTCGAGAGCGCCCACACCGGCACGATCTTCCTGGACGAGATTGGCGAGCTGCCGCTGACCGGACAGGTCAAGCTGCTGCGGGTGCTGGAGGCGCACGAGATCCAGCGCGTGGGGTCGGACGAGGTGATTGCCGTCGACACGCGCATCGTGGCGGCCACGAACAAGGACCTGCGCCGGATGAGCCAGGAAGGCACGTTCCGCGAGGACCTGTTCTACCGGCTCAGCGTGATCCACGTGACGCTGCCCGCGCTGCGCGAGCGGCGCGACGAGATTCCGCTGCTGGTGGCGTACTTCGGCGACGAGGCGGCCGGGCAGCTCAAGCGGCGGCCCATCAAGCTGACGCCGCGGCTGCGCGACTTCCTGCTGCACTACGGCTATCCGGGCAACATCCGCGAACTGCGCAACCTGATGTACCGGCTGTCGTGCCTGGCCGGCGATACGGCGGACTTTGCCCACCTGCCGCAGGACATCCGCCCGAGACCGGCCGGCCTGCAGGCCGTGGCGGCGGCCCCGGGCGGCAAGGCGACGATCACCGATCTGAGCACGGCCACATCGCTCAGCGAAGCCAAGCGCGCGGCCAGCGACGAGGCCGAGCGGGCATTCCTGGAACGCGGGCTGCAGGAAGTGGGCGGCACCGTGGCCGAACTGGCGCGTCGCTTCGACATGAACCGGTCGCACATTCAGATGCTGCTGAAGAAGCACGGCATCCACTCGAAGGACTTCCGGAACAGCAACCGGCAAGCGGAGGGGAAATAAGGGGGCTGTTTCTCGACACCGTGTGTGTGCTCCTCTCCCGCCCGCGGGAGAGGGCCGACCCCGCTCAAACCTCCGGATTCAGCAGCGTCATGTCAGACCCGCC
This sequence is a window from Cupriavidus pauculus. Protein-coding genes within it:
- a CDS encoding sigma-54 interaction domain-containing protein — its product is MKLYNPTPATSAVSFAGLIERIEILRSTLRWSSRLERPDIEKLLKQATTLRDEVMGLSHKERFVAAATAAGEPQAAEVEPVEMSARERRQALMERSFIFEGTFGDNPKLLEALEIAEKAAPTDLPVLIDGESGTGKELMAKVIHANGVRNDKPFISVNCGAIPDSLLESELFGHKKGAFTGAANDRRGKFESAHTGTIFLDEIGELPLTGQVKLLRVLEAHEIQRVGSDEVIAVDTRIVAATNKDLRRMSQEGTFREDLFYRLSVIHVTLPALRERRDEIPLLVAYFGDEAAGQLKRRPIKLTPRLRDFLLHYGYPGNIRELRNLMYRLSCLAGDTADFAHLPQDIRPRPAGLQAVAAAPGGKATITDLSTATSLSEAKRAASDEAERAFLERGLQEVGGTVAELARRFDMNRSHIQMLLKKHGIHSKDFRNSNRQAEGK